In Corylus avellana chromosome ca2, CavTom2PMs-1.0, the following proteins share a genomic window:
- the LOC132170550 gene encoding uncharacterized protein LOC132170550 isoform X3, which produces MMHEGPRHINVVESVIANAISQGLDAKDAEDISSLYLEQFVDLCGTIHDLTSTWNRHIRLFPHSLRTASSKHPTTDAKALKLAKEVREETFDSSSGLLIQLPLEDDKMSPTESPDTQAPSNISEERLPSLDNNDNQFESVTIDQLQSSEADNSLQERLEQESPKVSEWPRGNSPKPNVPLVQGEQLSLKVPQQLKRDSPEPSVSSLDLIRMKHASQEVSKQPREDTYKQNVSSVDLVSKVANGAKFVQASQEYLKEYDVQKQYEQDMKPPSLENLSLHTQNDRSPDYVPSTSYKREAPEETCVSNGSMRESSCKASPDASLYGLLDAQASARTEIEVVNSSSSMSHQNLIPTQPLRQPQVAAYWWKLASKE; this is translated from the exons ATGATGCATGAAGGGCCAAGGCACATAAATGTGGTAGAGTCTGTTATAGCTAATGCAATATCTCAAGGACTGGATGCGAAAGATGCGGAGGATATTTCAAGCTTATATTTAGAG CAGTTTGTTGACCTTTGTGGAACCATCCATGATTTAACAAGTACATGGAACCGGCACATAAGATTGTTTCCACACTCTCTAAGGACAGCTTCTTCTAAGCACCCAACTACCGATGCAAAAGCCTTGAAACTGGCTAAGGAAGTAAGAGAAGAAACTTTTGATTCTAGTTCTGGCCTCTTGATCCAGCTGCCTTTAGAAGACGATAAAATGTCACCAACTGAAAGTCCTGATACCCAGGCTCCAAGTAACATATCAGAAGAGAGACTACCATCTTTAGACAATAATGATAATCAGTTTGAGTCAGTTACCATTGACCAACTTCAGTCAAGTGAAGCTGATAACAGCTTACAGGAAAGATTAGAACAGGAATCTCCAAAAGTTTCTGAATGGCCCAGAGGCAATAGTCCCAAACCAAATGTGCCATTAGTACAAGGAGAACAGCTATCTCTGAAAGTTCCTCAGCAGCTCAAAAGAGATTCTCCTGAACCAAGTGTGTCATCTTTGGATTTAATACGAATGAAACATGCATCTCAAGAAGTTTCCAAGCAGCCTAGAGAAGATACTTACAAACAAAATGTTTCATCCGTAGACTTAGTTAGTAAAGTCGCTAACGGAGCTAAATTTGTGCAAGCTTCTCAAGAATACTTAAAAGAGTATGATGTTCAGAAACAGTATGAACAAGACATGAAGCCACCTTCATTGGAGAATCTCTCCTTGCACACTCAGAATGATAGATCTCCAGATTATGTTCCCTCTACATCTTACAAGCGGGAAGCTCCTGAAGAAACCTGTGTGTCAAATGGAAGCATGAGAGAGAGCAGTTGTAAGGCTAGTCCAGATGCTTCCTTGTACGGCCTATTAGATGCTCAAGCTTCTGCTAGAACTGAAATTGAAGTGGTTAATTCCTCATCTTCAATGAGCCATCAAAATCTTATTCCAACACAGCCACTCAGACAGCCCCAGGTTGCTGCATATTGGTGGAAACTGGCGTCAAAAGAATAA
- the LOC132169389 gene encoding uncharacterized protein LOC132169389, with amino-acid sequence MELLRTGGLRATSAVNGLWGHIPPRSVGRTTFSSGSSMVEGLRRRRFPIKCESKPLPNSAKVPMELDCKLLNQRLAAPLRVSGKVPQRIASDELNLGFIEKFPKFSVLFFQNFRKRTLKGKQQQKRNYKSNNATVTVPVRASGSAPLRRSPRLNPIPDAYESDSDESDFFDSDSDESDTDKPRGRSGSMTDAEMVRYEEQVCKSDGFDVEHFSEVRGFGIIQPLNLSNAVYNRMCIKVSERAIDQIHKRRERRAVKPQTPLKFVKVLKAMHQICDMMRYYVTFEAKNGGGETKIYQTLARWRRFPLVEDNFTVLVVREYKKDKGDQVIGIHSLRELETQLNAASTTCRLAILYFYKARPCRFISPFYESLARKYPKVVFLKVDIEEAEAEDVTKEWKIRRAPYFFFLKNGKQVDKVVGIDADELERKVKLHSRKQGRSKRVT; translated from the exons ATGGAACTCCTGAGGACAG GTGGCTTGCGGGCTACTTCCGCCGTGAATGGGTTGTGGGGCCATATTCCTCCTAGAAGTGTTGGGAGGACTACCTTTTCATCAGGGTCGTCGATG GTTGAAGGCCTACGGCGCCGGCGATTTCCAATAAAATGCGAAAGTAAGCCCTTACCTAATTCAGCAAAAGTCCCAATGGAATTGGATTGTAAGCTGCTGAACCAACGTCTAGCCGCTCCTTTGAGAGTGAGCGGGAAAGTACCGCAGAGGATTGCATCTGACGAG CTAAATTTGGGTTTTAtagaaaaatttccaaaattttctgtactctttttccaaaatttccGAAAACGCACTCTCAAAGGTAAACAGCAACAGAAGCGAAACTACAAATCTAATAACGCAACCGTCACTGTTCCTGTCCGGGCCTCGGGTTCTGCTCCTCTGCGGCGATCCCCGCGCCTGAATCCTATCCCCGACGCCTACGAGAGCGACTCCGACGAGAGCGACTTCTTCGATAGCGACTCCGACGAGAGCGACACCGACAAGCCCAGGGGAAGATCTGGAAGCATGACCGACGCCGAAATGGTCCGCTACGAGGAACAAGTTTGTAAGAGTGAT GGCTTTGATGTTGAACACTTTTCTGAGGTCAGGGGTTTTGGTATAATTCAACCACTCAATCTAAGCAATGCGGTGTATAACAGGATGTGCATAAAAGTTTCGGAGCGCGCAATCGACCAAATCCACAAGCGCAGAGAACGAAGAGCTGTCAAG CCTCAAACTCCACTGAAGTTTGTGAAGGTATTGAAAGCAATGCATCAGATTTGCGATATGATGAGGTATTATGTAACCTTTGAGGCCAAGAATGGAGGAGGCGAGACTAAGATCTATCAAACCTTGGCGCGTTGGCGTAGATTCCCCCTTGTTGAAGATAACTTCACCGTGTTGGTTGTCAGGGAGTATAAGAAAGATAAAG GGGATCAAGTTATTGGTATTCACTCGCTTCGTGAGCTGGAAACGCAGTTGAATGCTGCTTCAACGACATGTCGCCTGGCAATCCTGTACTTCTATAAAGCTCGTCCTTGCCGTTTCATATCTCCTTTTTATGAAAGCTTAGCTCGGAAGTACCCGaaagttgttttcttgaaagttGACATTGAGGAGGCTGAGGCGGAGGACGTGACTAAAGAATGGAAAATTCGTAGGGCTCcctactttttctttctaaaaaatggCAAGCAGGTGGACAAGGTTGTTGGAATAGACGCAGATGAACTTGAAAGGAAGGTTAAACTGCACTCACGCAAGCAAGGTAGAA GCAAACGGGTCACATGA
- the LOC132170550 gene encoding uncharacterized protein LOC132170550 isoform X1, with translation MDRSTLIFLKSTGSADAARDILVDGIKHVPNCKLLLKELINFTMMHEGPRHINVVESVIANAISQGLDAKDAEDISSLYLEQFVDLCGTIHDLTSTWNRHIRLFPHSLRTASSKHPTTDAKALKLAKEVREETFDSSSGLLIQLPLEDDKMSPTESPDTQAPSNISEERLPSLDNNDNQFESVTIDQLQSSEADNSLQERLEQESPKVSEWPRGNSPKPNVPLVQGEQLSLKVPQQLKRDSPEPSVSSLDLIRMKHASQEVSKQPREDTYKQNVSSVDLVSKVANGAKFVQASQEYLKEYDVQKQYEQDMKPPSLENLSLHTQNDRSPDYVPSTSYKREAPEETCVSNGSMRESSCKASPDASLYGLLDAQASARTEIEVVNSSSSMSHQNLIPTQPLRQPQVAAYWWKLASKE, from the exons AGTACTGGTAGTGCAGATGCTGCCAGAGATATCTTAGTGGACGGCATCAAACATGTGCCTAACTGCAAATTACTTCTAAAg GAGCTGATAAACTTCACAATGATGCATGAAGGGCCAAGGCACATAAATGTGGTAGAGTCTGTTATAGCTAATGCAATATCTCAAGGACTGGATGCGAAAGATGCGGAGGATATTTCAAGCTTATATTTAGAG CAGTTTGTTGACCTTTGTGGAACCATCCATGATTTAACAAGTACATGGAACCGGCACATAAGATTGTTTCCACACTCTCTAAGGACAGCTTCTTCTAAGCACCCAACTACCGATGCAAAAGCCTTGAAACTGGCTAAGGAAGTAAGAGAAGAAACTTTTGATTCTAGTTCTGGCCTCTTGATCCAGCTGCCTTTAGAAGACGATAAAATGTCACCAACTGAAAGTCCTGATACCCAGGCTCCAAGTAACATATCAGAAGAGAGACTACCATCTTTAGACAATAATGATAATCAGTTTGAGTCAGTTACCATTGACCAACTTCAGTCAAGTGAAGCTGATAACAGCTTACAGGAAAGATTAGAACAGGAATCTCCAAAAGTTTCTGAATGGCCCAGAGGCAATAGTCCCAAACCAAATGTGCCATTAGTACAAGGAGAACAGCTATCTCTGAAAGTTCCTCAGCAGCTCAAAAGAGATTCTCCTGAACCAAGTGTGTCATCTTTGGATTTAATACGAATGAAACATGCATCTCAAGAAGTTTCCAAGCAGCCTAGAGAAGATACTTACAAACAAAATGTTTCATCCGTAGACTTAGTTAGTAAAGTCGCTAACGGAGCTAAATTTGTGCAAGCTTCTCAAGAATACTTAAAAGAGTATGATGTTCAGAAACAGTATGAACAAGACATGAAGCCACCTTCATTGGAGAATCTCTCCTTGCACACTCAGAATGATAGATCTCCAGATTATGTTCCCTCTACATCTTACAAGCGGGAAGCTCCTGAAGAAACCTGTGTGTCAAATGGAAGCATGAGAGAGAGCAGTTGTAAGGCTAGTCCAGATGCTTCCTTGTACGGCCTATTAGATGCTCAAGCTTCTGCTAGAACTGAAATTGAAGTGGTTAATTCCTCATCTTCAATGAGCCATCAAAATCTTATTCCAACACAGCCACTCAGACAGCCCCAGGTTGCTGCATATTGGTGGAAACTGGCGTCAAAAGAATAA
- the LOC132170550 gene encoding uncharacterized protein LOC132170550 isoform X2, with protein sequence MDRSTLIFLKSTGSADAARDILVDGIKHVPNCKLLLKELINFTMMHEGPRHINVVESVIANAISQGLDAKDAEDISSLYLEFVDLCGTIHDLTSTWNRHIRLFPHSLRTASSKHPTTDAKALKLAKEVREETFDSSSGLLIQLPLEDDKMSPTESPDTQAPSNISEERLPSLDNNDNQFESVTIDQLQSSEADNSLQERLEQESPKVSEWPRGNSPKPNVPLVQGEQLSLKVPQQLKRDSPEPSVSSLDLIRMKHASQEVSKQPREDTYKQNVSSVDLVSKVANGAKFVQASQEYLKEYDVQKQYEQDMKPPSLENLSLHTQNDRSPDYVPSTSYKREAPEETCVSNGSMRESSCKASPDASLYGLLDAQASARTEIEVVNSSSSMSHQNLIPTQPLRQPQVAAYWWKLASKE encoded by the exons AGTACTGGTAGTGCAGATGCTGCCAGAGATATCTTAGTGGACGGCATCAAACATGTGCCTAACTGCAAATTACTTCTAAAg GAGCTGATAAACTTCACAATGATGCATGAAGGGCCAAGGCACATAAATGTGGTAGAGTCTGTTATAGCTAATGCAATATCTCAAGGACTGGATGCGAAAGATGCGGAGGATATTTCAAGCTTATATTTAGAG TTTGTTGACCTTTGTGGAACCATCCATGATTTAACAAGTACATGGAACCGGCACATAAGATTGTTTCCACACTCTCTAAGGACAGCTTCTTCTAAGCACCCAACTACCGATGCAAAAGCCTTGAAACTGGCTAAGGAAGTAAGAGAAGAAACTTTTGATTCTAGTTCTGGCCTCTTGATCCAGCTGCCTTTAGAAGACGATAAAATGTCACCAACTGAAAGTCCTGATACCCAGGCTCCAAGTAACATATCAGAAGAGAGACTACCATCTTTAGACAATAATGATAATCAGTTTGAGTCAGTTACCATTGACCAACTTCAGTCAAGTGAAGCTGATAACAGCTTACAGGAAAGATTAGAACAGGAATCTCCAAAAGTTTCTGAATGGCCCAGAGGCAATAGTCCCAAACCAAATGTGCCATTAGTACAAGGAGAACAGCTATCTCTGAAAGTTCCTCAGCAGCTCAAAAGAGATTCTCCTGAACCAAGTGTGTCATCTTTGGATTTAATACGAATGAAACATGCATCTCAAGAAGTTTCCAAGCAGCCTAGAGAAGATACTTACAAACAAAATGTTTCATCCGTAGACTTAGTTAGTAAAGTCGCTAACGGAGCTAAATTTGTGCAAGCTTCTCAAGAATACTTAAAAGAGTATGATGTTCAGAAACAGTATGAACAAGACATGAAGCCACCTTCATTGGAGAATCTCTCCTTGCACACTCAGAATGATAGATCTCCAGATTATGTTCCCTCTACATCTTACAAGCGGGAAGCTCCTGAAGAAACCTGTGTGTCAAATGGAAGCATGAGAGAGAGCAGTTGTAAGGCTAGTCCAGATGCTTCCTTGTACGGCCTATTAGATGCTCAAGCTTCTGCTAGAACTGAAATTGAAGTGGTTAATTCCTCATCTTCAATGAGCCATCAAAATCTTATTCCAACACAGCCACTCAGACAGCCCCAGGTTGCTGCATATTGGTGGAAACTGGCGTCAAAAGAATAA